A region of the Sphaerodactylus townsendi isolate TG3544 linkage group LG15, MPM_Stown_v2.3, whole genome shotgun sequence genome:
TAAACAAGAAGAACCAGGGGGAAAAATCagacagcaagggggggggggggggggcacatgataaaattatgcctgggggaAGTGGATAGAGAGagcttttcctccctttcccataaCTTTACAACTCGGAACTGCGGTTGccagttcgaatccccactcgtgCCATGGAAACTCATCAGGTGACCTCAGGCCAGGCAACTCTGTCAACCTAACCCACCTCGCAAGTTTGTTGAGAGGAGGAAACGGAAAAGAGAGGGGACGATGTAATCctgttttgagtccccactggggagaaaggagggatacaaattaaataaagtaATGCATTTCCTGGACTGGTTGGGTCTCTGTGGGAATTCAGAGCAACGATGTCAACAGACATACACCCTTGACTACTGCTGTCTCCCAAAGAGCTTCATGGGAATTCAAAACATGTCATCATTCTCGATATGCTTTGCAGGGGGTCAGCCCACTGGAGTCTCTTGGGTCAAGGCAACCTTGAACTTGCCTGGCTCAGCCATTGTTACTGAAACAGTGCATTTAATACCTCCCAGGAGTTCGGTATGTTAGTTCCCCCAAAGTATTCATGTTGGGTGAATATACAATTGTGTTACCTGCACTCGTGGCAAAGCAGTGGTGTATTGAAACACCCAGGTGCTCTAAGGTGTAGTGGTACCCTAAGTAAGCAGTCTCCAGTTTTGttggggggaattagctggagataagaagaagaggaggaggaggagaaggagaaggagaagaaggagaagaaaaagaaaaagaagaagaggaggaggaggaggaagagtagtagtagtagtagtagtagtagtagtagtagtagtagtagtagtagtagtagtagtagtagtagtttggatttatatcctgcctttctctactgtagggAGATTCAgacacttccgcacatgcagaataatgcactttcaatccactttcacaattgtttgcaagtggattttgctattttgcacagtaaaatccagctgtaaagtggattgaaagtgcattattctgacgTAATGTCTTGAAAGAGATTGCCCTTCGAAGTAAgattttacaaactccttcccttcctctccccacaacaaacactttgtgaggtaggcattttgggaggtaggtggggctgagagagttctgagagaactgtgactagcccaaggtcacccagcagggttcatgtggaacagtgggggaatcaaacccggttctccaaatttgAGAAAGCACGCAAGGGCTGACTGAGACGGGAAAGGGTGGAAGTCGgagagggtttcagggatgggagATGGTTCCCAGTCTTGAAGGAACGTTCCAGTAAAACAaagctgaagaggaaaacaatcagcgtttccaggagcaaaggaaagagcccacaCATGAGGGGATGCatgcatggatccagaacacacacacacacacacacacacacacacacacactatgaatggcgtAAGCTGGCAGGACAGCCAAAGATGAAGAGTTGATGGTTTTTCCGGAGTTGCCACAAAAAGATAGAACAGTCTCGATGACTTGCCCGAACTCTAGAGAATGCGTGGACAGTTCTCCAGactactgattgattgattgcttggatgggtgcagataggacagtggtggcgaacctatggcatgggtgccagaggtggcactcagagccctctctgtggtagCCGCGATGCAAGCAGAGTTCACCATCATGGGGGGGGATCGCTTCCCACACTACACATAAATCTAGAGCTGGCTGGAGACGCAGTCAGCCAGCTTGATTACATATatatattagcattaaaccacaAGACCCTAGTTTTGGGGGAATCCAGTAGTAGAGTAACCCTGttaaagctgttaaaccccactttgATTCTCATGCATAAGAACTAAAGCGCCATGAtccctttacttgggagtaagcttcggttgcgggcaatggggcttgcttctgaaatgCTAAACTCCCTCTAAATTAAGTGATTCATGGTTCCAAaaatgttgcatggttgcttcaaagcaaagctaacgactaccaccaagcttactcctgagtagcatGCCCTCCGGAatccaaccgtttttctaaactaaagatCTTAgtattccaggttaaattgccgtcagGTTGGCGGCTACTTTcgtataaataagtgggttttgggttgcaatttgggcactcagtctcaaaaaggttagccatcactgagataggatAAGTAGCCTGctcagagcactgattaaatcaccttggGGTGACGCAACGGGAATTAGCTGGCCCCATCATCCAACCAGGCAAACtttagggcgggggggggggggaattcagtgGCCGACTGACTGTCTTCCCTGGTTTGACACACAAGATAAATCCCCAGACCCTCTGAAATGCCTCCATTTTGTGCGGAGCATTCTCTTGCTCTCGTGCCAGACTTTGCGGCACCCCttagtgagggggggggggcaattgggaCCTTAGAAATCCATTTCTCCAActgacagcccccacccccaccccccactacctAGGAATGAAAGATGAGTGACAGGCCTGCTCAGTTGGATCTTATGGGTTTATTGACTAGTCAGAAACTCAGAGGCAGCCATAAGAACAACCCCCTGCCTAATGAACCAATGTACTGACAATGGATGAGCCCCAATTTcacagagaagaaaaacaaatctaTAGGACATGAGTTTTCTAGTTGGGCTGAGTTAAGGACAAGACAAGAGACTGATTTTTACCAGCTGCCATTCCTAGCCTGTCTTTTGAGAACACCAAGGAGGCGAGTTGGAAGGGACTGAGGaaactctagggttgccaactctgggtctgAACATTTCAGGGTAGAGCCCGGagaaggcagagtttgaggaggaacCTCAACGGGGTTACATGACAGAGTCCACCCagtagccatttcctctagggcagtggtggcgaacctttggaacccatcccagatgttatggactgacaattcccgtcagcccactgccatgctggcaggctggtATGGGGATGAATGCTAATAGTCCTGGCAACATttggagtgctaaaggtttgccaccacggctctagggaaACTAATTTCTGTAGTCTATAGATCCGTAGTCTGTAGATCTGGGAGAAATCCAGGGCCTACCTGGACTTTGGCAAGCCTTAAGACAACCTGTGTTGGTGGGGAGCTGGCCCATTTTCCTTTCATGCATTGGGCCATACCAGAGGCTGCATGTAGCTATCACAAAGGGGCCAGTAGGTGCACTTCACTTTACCTTGGGAAGCAAGAAAATTTCaaggtttgtttttgtattttttagtgtttttcagtttttggcctgcagggggcaaagtttttatgctagcagcaccaaaatttcagggagttttcaggggactcttcACAGTGAAAGAGTActcacccaagttaggtgagggtttggttcaggggtcccaaagttatggactcccaagggagttgccccatccccattatttccaGCGGAGCTAatagaggagatgggggctgctaCGCCTTTGAGAGTCCACTTAACTTTGGACTGAACAAACCCAAACCACCAGGCTGAAATAGGATGGTATCCACATCCAGGAGGAGATCCCTAAAGACATCCAGAAAttctgatgctgctagcctaaaaactgcgccccctgcaggccaagaactggaaaaatacaaaaaacacaaatgaaacgAGATTTTGCACTGgtctccatttcccctagctacgcctctgggcccgTACTGTTCGCGACTACCCCCTGAACTCCTTTGCAGCCTGACAGTGCAAATGTGACGATCCGACACCAAGCAGCCTCCATTATCCCTAGGACAAACCCATCGCAAGGACGACCAGGTTGAACGGGTCAGGACGGCCCTGCCAAGACTGTCATTTCATTGTCATTCCCCAGAGGTCACTAGAAAAGGTTGGGCGAACAACCCGGACTTTGGTTCCACGTCTTGGCTAAGGACAATGTGCCATGAACAAAAGCATCGCGTTCCTTATTGTTCTATGGCCTCGTCAATCATGTATGCAGATAAGTGATGGATCCTTCGCCTGTCGTTCCTCAGGCTGGGGCACGTGGGacattcttttgttttccttctggaggaaaaacagatggatgcttcctgtttctcctctGGATGCAAAACGGAGGGGACCAGCAAAACTGATCGATTTCACTTGCGTaatgtatttttgcttcttccacTTGTGCGAGGTGAATGGAGTGGACTGGAGGGTCTGAAGCTCTGTCCGTTGACCATTGCTGAGGTCTTGTCCCAAGCTTTATACAATCAAAGAATCATAAAAATATagaaacacaggctcattccgcacacgcagaataatgcactttcaagctgctttcagggctctttgaagctgtgcggaatagcaaaatccacttgcaaacagttgtgaaagtggtttgaaaacgcattattttgcatgtgcggaaggggccatagagttggaagagaccccaaaagccatcaagtccgaccccctgcaatgcaggaacacacaatcaaagcactcccgacagatggccatccagcctctgtttaaagacctccaaagaaggagactccaccacgctccgaggtcgtgcgttccactgtcaaacagccctgacggtcaggaagtttgtcctgatgtttaggtggaatctcttttccttcacctggtcctagtccagtgatggcgaatcgttttgagaccgaatgcccaaattgcaaacccaaaccccacttatttatcgcaaagtgccaacccggcaatttaaccggaatgctgaggttttaggttagaaaaaaacagttggcgtaggaggttaagagctcgtgtatctaatctggaggaaccaggtttgattcccagctctgccgcctgagctgtggaggcttatctggggaattcagattagcctgtgcactcccacacacgccagctgggtgaccttgggctagtcacagcttctcagagctctctcagccccacctacctcacagggtgtttgttgtgaggggggaagggcaaggagattgtaagcccctttgagtctcctgcaggagagaaaggggggatataaatccaaactcctcctcctcctcctcctccaccccacctgcttgagcaggggccagcctgctctagcctccagcaagtcctgtgttcACCGTTCTGTGactctctagcatctctacctcctctgcgcccccccccactcccgggcagcagccacccggagcacaggcaccaggcccgccagccgagtcctctctgctcaccgcggtgcgcgcatgtcgtgctcagtagcccaggccagcctagatgtgtgtgtgtgggggtgtgtgtgtgattttctgccccccatatgacgaactctatgtgtgtgtgcccacagagagggctccgagtgccacctctggcacccgtgccataggttcgccatcactgtcctagtctctggagcagcagaaaacaagcttgctccctccccaacgtgacatcccttcagatatctaaacagggctatcatgtcacctcttaaccttctcttcaccaaaccaaacatccccagctccctaagtctctcctcgaagGGCATGGATTCTGTGAGCATAAGTTTATTGCTCACGTACTTTCGAATCAATTTGCAAATCAATAGAGGGTATATTAATCTAgtcttactactactactactactactactactactactactactactagtagtagtagtagtagtagtagtagtagtagtagtagtagtagtacattaaatttgtatcccaccctctccaaccagggttgggctcagggtggttttcaGAGTTTAAAACATAACTAggaacccttccgcacatgcagaataatgcattttcaatccagtttcacaactgtttgcaagcggatttagCTATTCCGCAGAGCTGCAAagtaagtgcattgaaagtggattgaaagtgcattattctgcacgtgcggaaggggcctcagtgatgtATATGCCAGAGAAACCACAAAAAAAGTGTATTGGTTAGAACTGAGGGTATCCAAGTTCGAATGCGCTCTCTACCATGAAACTTACTGAAAATGACATGGCCAGCCTAGCAAAGTaaccctagacccgtggtggcgaacctatggcactccagatgttcatggactacaattcccatcaacccctgccagcacggccaattggtggtgaacctatggcacctatgaaccaattggccgtgctggcggAAAACAAGGTAgcaatccatgaacatctaaaatTACTCAAATTCTACCCTAGAACCAAAGGCGACAATGACTTAGCGACAATACTTGATGAAAGATGGcgggcaacctccccaaatgaagGTTGCATGAAAACAAGGAAGCAGGTGAGCAGGGAAAATGGCGGGACACTTCACAGAAGGCTAATCTGCGTAAACAAAAACTTGTCAGGGGACAAAGAATGGTgtcgtcaggagaaaatactgccgGAAGACGGCCATAcaaccgggaaaacccacaacatcctagtgattcctgccgtgaaagccttcaacaatacgtagCTAGGGAATCGACCGCTTCTCAGCTGCAGGGTAAATAGGGACTGCTGCATACAAACCCGTTGACTAACGTGTTGTGTGGTTGTGTCTCTAAAACTCGAGTGAATGAATCACCGCATTTCTCAACAGGGTGACTCAACCGGCAGCCAGCCTCACTAGCTAGAGGAAGCCGTGTGATCTTGAGAGTAAGAGAAACCATTCTTGTAAACAGCTGTGAACTGCAGCCGTTTCAGAAATACGTTGGGAAAACACCTTTAATGGCGGAAACATCTGAACCACTCTGGGCGTGTTCAGGCTAACTTCTTGCCCATATTTGCCATGGTTTCTGGGGGATCCGGCGGTGTTCCCACTTGATAAAAAAAACCTCTAGTCCTTCTAATGATGGGACAGCTCAGCAAAATGTGAGAGAGCTCTGGCATTTAGTGACACTCTGTGGTTTGGGAAGATCTCTGGAATTTCCTGTCCTCCAGCCTTCCTGATTACCTGTCCCTAATAACTATGTGCTTCCCTCCCTCTGGATTGTTATTTCCTTTGTTTTCGTAGCCAGGGATGGTGTCAGAAGAGACCGGAGCATCTTAGAGGTAGGTTTGGGGAACCAAAATGGGTTACGTTGTATATTTGTGATGGGGGCCGATTGCCACCGGTGCTGGGGCGCACGGCAGGACCGGAAGCGCACCggagcaagaaatcttgttccaATGTGCTCCCTCTTGCCCCGTGAGTGCTTCTTGCTTTCCGCGGGGAAAGCGAGAGTACTTCTGGGGcaactttttgcaccagagcagggcagaAGTGGGGTACAGTGGGTAATTGGGCTTGGTTTCTCACACTGGGGGAGCAGGCTGGTAACCCCAGCAAAGGACAGAATGTGTCCCCCATTTTCGAGATGGAAGGATACGGCTGCATTCATTCTCATCCACGCCCCACGCATAATCCTCGGTAAAATTATTTTCACAGTTTTAAAACGGTCAGGTGATTGGACTAATTacatatgtgtcaaactcgcggccctccagatgttatggactacagttcccatcatcccctgccagcatgatgctggcaggggatgatgggaactgtagtccataacatctggagggccgcgagtttgacacctgtggactaatAGAACAAGGAACAGACTGGAACGTTCCATGGTTGGCacggaggggaaggacttcagcttCACGGGCGAAGGGGGTTTGGTTTGGTTTCCGTTCTTGCCACACTAGTAGCCAGTGCTGTGTGCTATCTCTTTAGCCACACACTCACCTTGTGACCACCCATTTTGACGTGCCTGAACTGGTATTCTGTTTTTGCTACATTTCTTTTCACTACattcatactctgcttttcttaaaGCAGCTTCGATCATtctcttctttgttttattcatCGCAATAACCAGtatgttattttatttgacttcatttataccatgcttttctcctcaatggggaccttACAGAGAGacggggaaggagattgtaaacccctttgagtctccttacaggagagaaaggggggggggttaaaatccaaagtcttcttctagtCTTCTTCAAAGCTTACActtgaagagcagcagtggcgtaggaggttgagagctcgtgtatctaatctggaggaaccgggtttgattcccagctctgccgcctgagctgtggaggcttatctggggaattcagattagcctgtgcgctcccacacacgccagctgggtgaccttgggctagtcacagcttctcggagctctctcagccccagccacctcacagggtgtttgttgtgaggggggaagggcaaggagattgtaagcccttttgagtcttcttacaggagagaaaggggggatataaatctaaactactactactactactcctcttcttcttcttcttcttcttcttcttcttcttcttcttcttgtcttcttcttgtcttcttcaAAGCTAACACTTGAAGAGCCTTGTGATGTAGTGGCAACTACCGcccaagcaatattttaaaatatctgcacagccaaccaaatctcTCATGGCCAATTAGAAAGATGGCTGGCAAAAGCCCTACGTCACTCCACCCACCTTCTAAAAAGACCAGGAAAGGTGTTAGCGGGTGTGGTGGGCACTGTGTTGGGGAGCTGTATtctaaagcggccattttctctgggagaacGGATCTCTgcagcttggagatcagttgtgttTCCAGGACACACTGGGCTGATTTCCTTCCCTCCTGTTTCAGgtccactcatctttccttctctTCAGACCTTCTCTTCAGACAGCGAGACACAGTAATGGCGTCCAGGGGACTCCGCCTCAGGGGGGCTGCCTCGTTCCTCCTGCTGGCGGCCTGGCTGGCCGCAGCTTCCGCAGAGAGCTACCAGAAGTTCCTGCGCGAGCACTTCGACTTCCCCCCCTCCGAGGTCCCCAACCCCGACCGCTACTGCGACCTCCTCATGAAGAGGCGCCACATGGCCACGCCGCACCACTGCAAGCACCTCAACACCTTTGTGCACGCCGACACCCCCCGCATCATCGAGGTCTGTGGGGACGGAGGGGCGCCCACCACGGGTGACCTCCGGGAAAGTGCCGACGTCTTCCCCCTCACGCTGTGCAAGCTGCAGAGGGGTTCTTGGGCCCCCGATTGCAAATACGAGGTCACCAGGAACGTGGAGAGGATCGTCATCGCTTGCGAGGACGGCTTCCCGGTGCACCTGGAGACAGAAGTCCAGAACTAGACCGGGGAGCTTGCTGGGTGCTCCACCATCTCACTCTTTGCCCCATTCATGGTTATGAAGAAGGCCAAGCTGGTGACGTCTCTTGCAAATAAAACAATCCGCATTGTACCCGGGTTGCCTGTCTTCAGGGGTGGGGCTAGGGGTTCTGGGAAGTTTTGCAACGTGTAAAATCGAATGAcctcaaattaaaaataaaataaaatatctttgtGTTGGTTCTGTACCTGtaactagaaggaggaggaggggtaactgtgtttgggactctttagtttggagaggagacgtccgaggggggataggattgaagtctataaaattatgcatggggtagaaaatgttgacagagagaaatttttctctctttctcacaatactagaaccagggggcattcattgaaaatgctggggggaagaattaggactcataaaaggaaacacttcttcacgcaacgtgtgattggtgtttggaatatgctgccacaggaggtggtgatggccactcacctggatagctttaaaaggggcttggatagatttttggaggagaagtcgatttatggctaccaatcttgatcctctttgatctgagattgcaaatgccttagcagaccaggtgctctggagcagcagtagcagcagcagaaggtcattgctttcacatccagctcccaatggcacctggtgggccactgcgagtagcagagagctggactagatggactctggtctgatccagctggcttgttcttatgtttcccaGATGAGAAATATGTactgttgcagtggtgggattcagccggttcgcaccacttcggcagaaccggttgttaaaatggtgcttgtaaacaaccagttgttaaattatttgaatcccagcaccagaattggttgttaaattatttgagtcctaCCACTGCTGTTGACTGGCCCACATTAGGATTTTCGTAGGCCCTAAACACTCTTGTATTCAACTCCCTGACTTGCTTCAACAAACCACTGGGGACAGGTCGTCATTGTTCCAAAAAATGTCCTGTTGGCCTCTACGGACCTCAAAATGTGCATAGCCGTTAAAAACTGGAAGTCAGCTTTGTTTGTGGATGAACATACAAAACATCTTCATTTTGaattgttgttttttcttcccaattcctGTAATTTCCCTccatttatagaagaagaagaagagtttggatttatatcccccctttctctcctgcaggagactcaaagggtcttacaatctccttgcccttccccctcacaacaaacaccctgtgaggtaggtggggctgagagagctccgagaagctgtgactagcccaaggtcacccagctggcgtgtgtgggagtgcacaggctaatctgaattccccagataaggctccacagctcaggcggcagagctgggaatcaaacccagttcctccagattatgtacatgagctcttaacctcctacgccactgctgctcctgtttttgcATGCCCTAAAATTTCTTAACATGCTTAAAGTGCCTAATGGATAAGGCAGCCCTGACTTTtggacaaacacacacatgcacacaagctTGACAACAAGGGCGGATTGGTGACAGCGTGACTCACCTGTGTTGCAGACCCTAAAGGGTCTGTTTTGGATTTGACCCCAAGACCTTTGCCGTGTGAAGGGAGAATCGGACCccaattgcttttaaaaagcgACAGGTGAGATTCAGTGCCCTACTGCCACCTAGTGGCGGAATCCTGGCATTGTTTTTCCTTGGTTCAAATTTATCTTGAGAAATCAGCCAAGTGGTGGAATCAATGGAGAACAGAGAATCACGCAACCTCCTCCTTTTTCCAAAGACAGAGAGATGCAGATGGAGAAATCCAGGTTTATCTTAATGGCCTGAGATTAAATGCCTCCTTAAATGTGTCCTTATTCCAAAAAGGGAACTTAAACTCACCCACAAACACACCAAGACGATCCCTCGCTACATTTTCCTGGCAATAAAGTTCTCAATCGTTTTTGGATGAAATCTAAAAAAATCCAGAGTCCAGCCTTCGAGTATTTCAGCTCCTGGAAAGGTGTATCAGAAACGGAAAGAGTTCCTCTGAGCATGCACGGAATGCCCCCCCTTCCCTATTAAGGGATCCCAGCGAGGACAAAAGAGATTCCATAccgttccttttaaaaatgtgattcctGCAAAGaatgaaaagtaatttttttaaaaaataacacaggACTGAATAGTTCTGGTCcattaaaaaaagcaaatgcaaAATCCCATTTTGGAAGCAGGACAAAAAGAGGCAGAGGATATCGATGCACGT
Encoded here:
- the LOC125445130 gene encoding ribonuclease-like — translated: MASRGLRLRGAASFLLLAAWLAAASAESYQKFLREHFDFPPSEVPNPDRYCDLLMKRRHMATPHHCKHLNTFVHADTPRIIEVCGDGGAPTTGDLRESADVFPLTLCKLQRGSWAPDCKYEVTRNVERIVIACEDGFPVHLETEVQN